From Gopherus evgoodei ecotype Sinaloan lineage unplaced genomic scaffold, rGopEvg1_v1.p scaffold_65_arrow_ctg1, whole genome shotgun sequence:
AAAGCAAGTATAAAAATCCACTGAACAAAGAGGTAAGTCTTTGGTCTCCGTGGAAATTTCATGGTTTAACATAGCAGTCTGTTACGCGGATTTTTCAAAATCCCAGCTGGGAAAACTTAACCCTTTCACTCCAAGCAGTGTCAGGATCAAATAAATGGGAACACAGCAATGCAGCCTGATCAAGGATTAAATGCAAGTAAACATGCTCTTGCCTAATGCTGCAGTTTATTtgatttaagcacacacagacataagcaataggtttaaaacatcccagatatttacctAAGAGCTGGAATGATATTGAGTAAGTAACAGCAGGTTCTCAGTGGTCAGTTGCTCACCCACCAGAGAGGAAGGGATTCAGGAAAAACATCTCTCAAGATGGTTTCAGAGGACTGCTCCAAAGTACGCTGTATTAGCTAATCTTTTTTAACTTCTACAAAATGCATAGATCATAGTGACCCCTACTGGATCATcacttttcctaactttcaaaAAACTTCTACTATCTTGGGCATCTAGACTCTAGGTTTACATTCATCTATCTTCTTTCTTTCTAATTTATTTACTTGTCTGTCTGCTCCttccattctgattagcagaaactgccaGCTAGATTTTAACCTTGCATCTAAAAGCCTGCTTTCCAATTAACCCTTAATTATGTTGTGTTCTCTTTTATTAATTCACAGGGACCGAGTGCACACCCTATGGTTGTAATTGGCTTGAACACATTCTGGGGTACACACCCTCGAACCTAGGATAACACGCTCCAGTTTTCAAAAACACAAAGGTTCACAACTCTCACCATTAAGTTCTAGCTGAATGTCCTGAATTCCTGCAGCAGCGTTCCTGTACTAGCACTTTCCAACTGAAACATTTGGTTTATCCTCCAGGCTTCCTGAAGTATTGGACATATTAAATTCAGATACATTTTGATCACTGTATCATTGTACTTAGGATGAAGAAATTCAGTATTATagttgcttgctttctttttctttttttggctatCAGAAAGCATTGCTTCAGTTCTCCAAACTGATCAAGAATGCTGTTCAAACAGGGTCTAATGGAAATCCACCTTGCTTCACAAAGTTGCAATATCTTCTGGTGTCTGGAAGTCAAAGAAAGGGAAGGGACAGGGTGTgtggaggtgggggctgatgggtgacactgaaagagatTGAGTGATAGTCAGAGAGCAGGAACTCAGCAACAGAGAGAGCAGCGCTGGGTGATGGAGTGATAAGGTGTTAGATGTGAGGAGCTTTTAAGACTGTGAACTTACACAATGGTGAACTCAACCAAACTTGGACAGACTTCCATTGACTAATGAGGGGATATCCTTTATCCCGCTTGTCAGAGAGGTTCAGAGTCACTGGCCCCAGCTGATGACATTCCACAGATGTATTTGCGCATTTTGTCACGAAGCTCTTTGGTTTTGACACCATAAACAATAGGGTTGAGCATGGGAATGAGGAGGTAATACAGATTGGCCAAGATGATGTGTACGTAGGGAGCAATACCCTGACCAAATCGGTATGTCAGAGTGGAGAAAAGGAAGATAGGATAAGCCATCagcatcacacagatgtgggCTGTGCATGTGTTGAGGGCTTTCTGATGGGCTTTCCTGGAGGGTATTCTGAGGACAGCCCTGATGATCAGACCATAGGACAGGGCAATGAGTGTCAGGTCAACCCCGAGGACTATAAATACTGTCACCAAGCCGTACATCCTGTTCACTGTGATGTCCCCACATGACATCTTTGCCACAGCCATGTGGTCGCAGTACGTATGGGGGATAATGCggttggcacagaatggctgcctgctcaggagcagaggcaggggcagaACGAAGAGAATAGCTCTTGTCAAACATACTAGCCCTAGCTTACCTATTCGTTCATTTGTGAAGATGGTGGCATATCTCAGAGGGTTACATATGGCAACATAGCGATCAAAGGCCATTGTCACGAGGATGGCTGAATGTGTCACAGAACCTGCATgaaggaagaacatctgggtgaggcagccacCTAAAGTAATTCCtttcaaattgaaccaaaatatacacagtgcctTTGGCACAATGGAAGTAGATGCACCAATTTCTGTGAGCGCCAGCATGCAAAGCAGCAGGTACATTGGTTTATGTAGGGTCTGCTCTTTGCCTACAACAAACAAAACCATGAAATTTCCCAACAGGCCGATAATGTAGAACgtagagaaagggatggaaatccagatgtGAGCAACTTCCAGACCGGGTATTCCCATTAGGATGAATGATGAATAGTCAGAATCACTGAGATTGAAATCTGCCATGAGGTGATTTATGCATCGATTGAGCTCAGAAATGCTCAAGGTGTCTGTGAAATAAGAGAAGCAGAGTGAGGGGGATTACATGCTTTATAATAAATagcacaataaatattttatagttaTTAACACTCTAGAAAGGATGGTGAACAATGAAATGCCAACATTTGCAGATGGCACCAGATTATTGAGGTCATAGTCAAGTCTAGAGAAGTCTTCAGATTGAGCTAACCAACCAAGGTGAATGGGCAGCATGATGGCAGATGAACTTCAATGTCAATAACTGCAACGTGCACATCTATTGGAGGAAAAAGCTTGAATTCCTCAAATATCTAACAATGTTCTAATTTAACTGTATGAACTGAGGACAGTGACCTGGGTGTCATGGTACACAGCTCTGTAAAACCCTGCTCACAGTGCATGTCAGAAACTAAGCAAAACATTGTAATCCAGGAGGAGTGTGATTGAAAATCATAAAGGAAATACAATGCCATGAGAGCAATCAGTCAATACTTCACACACCTCTGGTCTCCTCTTTGAAGTATGGGTCTCCCTGCTCACACAGGTTATTACAGAACTAGAGGGGTGgcaaggtcaacaaaaatgatcataGGCCTGGGAAAACTCTCCTTATGATATAGACTGTAAAGATTGGGATTGTTACCTTAACAAGGAGGTGTATTAGAGGGGCCATGAGAAAAGTCTATGAAATACTGACTCGTAGAGAGTAGATCGAGAATGtgttctccctgtctcctaaCACAGTATCAAGAGGACATTAAATGAAACGGAAATGTGGAAAATTCAAAacggatgaaaaaaaaaatgctttcttctCTCAGTGCCTAATTAGGCTGAGGAGCTCATTGCCACAAGAAGTATTTGAGGCCATGAGGTAAATGAGAAACTGGAGGGGTTTGGAGGTTTAGATGGATAGTGAC
This genomic window contains:
- the LOC115643623 gene encoding olfactory receptor 52E2-like translates to MADFNLSDSDYSSFILMGIPGLEVAHIWISIPFSTFYIIGLLGNFMVLFVVGKEQTLHKPMYLLLCMLALTEIGASTSIVPKALCIFWFNLKGITLGGCLTQMFFLHAGSVTHSAILVTMAFDRYVAICNPLRYATIFTNERIGKLGLVCLTRAILFVLPLPLLLSRQPFCANRIIPHTYCDHMAVAKMSCGDITVNRMYGLVTVFIVLGVDLTLIALSYGLIIRAVLRIPSRKAHQKALNTCTAHICVMLMAYPIFLFSTLTYRFGQGIAPYVHIILANLYYLLIPMLNPIVYGVKTKELRDKMRKYICGMSSAGASDSEPL